The Pygocentrus nattereri isolate fPygNat1 chromosome 1, fPygNat1.pri, whole genome shotgun sequence genome window below encodes:
- the tnnt2e gene encoding troponin T2e, cardiac isoform X1, giving the protein MSDTEEVVEEEVQEEVEEEVTEEVPAPEVEEPEDEVEETEVETAEVEAPAEEETTDEMKPKPKMFMPNIAAPKIPEGEKVDFDDIHRKRQEKDLSELQSLIEAHFIQRKKDEEELIALVNRIEKRRAERAEQQRIRTEKEKERQARLAEEKERREQEEQRKKQDEDAKKKKALTNMTHQYGGIQQKMEGRKGAKKQTEREKKRKILAERRKPLNIDHLSEDKLKEKANELWQWMMELEAEKFDLSEKLKRQKYDITQLLARVRDHQSAKGRGKGKVGGRLR; this is encoded by the exons ATGTCTGATACGGAGGaagtggtggaggaggaggtgca AGAAGAAG TTGAGGAGGAGGTCACAGAAGAAG TGCCCGCCCCTGAAGTGGAAG AGCCAGAAGATGAAGTAGAAG AAACAGAAGTAGAAACAGCTGAAGTAGAAG CACCCGCAGAGGAGGAGACTACAG ATGAGATGAAACCAAAGCCAAA GATGTTCATGCCAAATATTGCCGCTCCAAAGATTCCTGAGGGAGAAAAAGTGGACTTTGAT GACATCCACAGGAAGCGTCAGGAGAAGGATTTGTCTGAACTGCAGTCCCTCATTGAAGCTCATTTCATCCAGAGGAAGAAGGACGAGGAGGAGCTTATTGCTCTGGTCAATAGGatt GAGAAGCGTCGTGCAGAGAGGGCGGAACAGCAGAGGATCcgcacagagaaagaaaaggaaagacaaGCCCGTCTGGCG gaggagaaggagagaagagagcaaGAGGAACAGAGGAAGAAGCAGGATGAGGATGCCAAGAAGAAGAAAGCTCTCACCAACATGACGCACCAGTACGGTGGAATTCAGCAGAAG ATGGAGGGTCGTAAAGGAGCAAAGAAACAGactgagagggagaaaaagaggaagatcCTGGCTGAAAGGAGAAAGCCACTCAACATTGACCATCTGTCTGAGGACAAACTGAA GGAGAAGGCCAACGAGCTGTGGCAGTGGATGATGGAGCTGGAAGCTGAGAAGTTCGACCTCAGCGAGAAACTTAAGAGACAGAAATATGAT ATCACTCAGCTTCTGGCTCGAGTCAGAGATCACCAGAG TGCCAAAGGCCGTGGCAAGGGCAAGGTGGGTGGCAGGCTGAGGTAA
- the tnnt2e gene encoding troponin T2e, cardiac isoform X4, whose amino-acid sequence MSDTEEVVEEEVQEEAPAEEETTDEMKPKPKMFMPNIAAPKIPEGEKVDFDDIHRKRQEKDLSELQSLIEAHFIQRKKDEEELIALVNRIEKRRAERAEQQRIRTEKEKERQARLAEEKERREQEEQRKKQDEDAKKKKALTNMTHQYGGIQQKMEGRKGAKKQTEREKKRKILAERRKPLNIDHLSEDKLKEKANELWQWMMELEAEKFDLSEKLKRQKYDITQLLARVRDHQSAKGRGKGKVGGRLR is encoded by the exons ATGTCTGATACGGAGGaagtggtggaggaggaggtgca AGAAGAAG CACCCGCAGAGGAGGAGACTACAG ATGAGATGAAACCAAAGCCAAA GATGTTCATGCCAAATATTGCCGCTCCAAAGATTCCTGAGGGAGAAAAAGTGGACTTTGAT GACATCCACAGGAAGCGTCAGGAGAAGGATTTGTCTGAACTGCAGTCCCTCATTGAAGCTCATTTCATCCAGAGGAAGAAGGACGAGGAGGAGCTTATTGCTCTGGTCAATAGGatt GAGAAGCGTCGTGCAGAGAGGGCGGAACAGCAGAGGATCcgcacagagaaagaaaaggaaagacaaGCCCGTCTGGCG gaggagaaggagagaagagagcaaGAGGAACAGAGGAAGAAGCAGGATGAGGATGCCAAGAAGAAGAAAGCTCTCACCAACATGACGCACCAGTACGGTGGAATTCAGCAGAAG ATGGAGGGTCGTAAAGGAGCAAAGAAACAGactgagagggagaaaaagaggaagatcCTGGCTGAAAGGAGAAAGCCACTCAACATTGACCATCTGTCTGAGGACAAACTGAA GGAGAAGGCCAACGAGCTGTGGCAGTGGATGATGGAGCTGGAAGCTGAGAAGTTCGACCTCAGCGAGAAACTTAAGAGACAGAAATATGAT ATCACTCAGCTTCTGGCTCGAGTCAGAGATCACCAGAG TGCCAAAGGCCGTGGCAAGGGCAAGGTGGGTGGCAGGCTGAGGTAA
- the tnnt2e gene encoding troponin T2e, cardiac isoform X3 has translation MSDTEEVVEEEVQEEVEEEVTEEVPAPEVEETEVETAEVEAPAEEETTDEMKPKPKMFMPNIAAPKIPEGEKVDFDDIHRKRQEKDLSELQSLIEAHFIQRKKDEEELIALVNRIEKRRAERAEQQRIRTEKEKERQARLAEEKERREQEEQRKKQDEDAKKKKALTNMTHQYGGIQQKMEGRKGAKKQTEREKKRKILAERRKPLNIDHLSEDKLKEKANELWQWMMELEAEKFDLSEKLKRQKYDITQLLARVRDHQSAKGRGKGKVGGRLR, from the exons ATGTCTGATACGGAGGaagtggtggaggaggaggtgca AGAAGAAG TTGAGGAGGAGGTCACAGAAGAAG TGCCCGCCCCTGAAGTGGAAG AAACAGAAGTAGAAACAGCTGAAGTAGAAG CACCCGCAGAGGAGGAGACTACAG ATGAGATGAAACCAAAGCCAAA GATGTTCATGCCAAATATTGCCGCTCCAAAGATTCCTGAGGGAGAAAAAGTGGACTTTGAT GACATCCACAGGAAGCGTCAGGAGAAGGATTTGTCTGAACTGCAGTCCCTCATTGAAGCTCATTTCATCCAGAGGAAGAAGGACGAGGAGGAGCTTATTGCTCTGGTCAATAGGatt GAGAAGCGTCGTGCAGAGAGGGCGGAACAGCAGAGGATCcgcacagagaaagaaaaggaaagacaaGCCCGTCTGGCG gaggagaaggagagaagagagcaaGAGGAACAGAGGAAGAAGCAGGATGAGGATGCCAAGAAGAAGAAAGCTCTCACCAACATGACGCACCAGTACGGTGGAATTCAGCAGAAG ATGGAGGGTCGTAAAGGAGCAAAGAAACAGactgagagggagaaaaagaggaagatcCTGGCTGAAAGGAGAAAGCCACTCAACATTGACCATCTGTCTGAGGACAAACTGAA GGAGAAGGCCAACGAGCTGTGGCAGTGGATGATGGAGCTGGAAGCTGAGAAGTTCGACCTCAGCGAGAAACTTAAGAGACAGAAATATGAT ATCACTCAGCTTCTGGCTCGAGTCAGAGATCACCAGAG TGCCAAAGGCCGTGGCAAGGGCAAGGTGGGTGGCAGGCTGAGGTAA
- the tnnt2e gene encoding troponin T2e, cardiac isoform X2 — MSDTEEVVEEEVQEEVEEEVTEEVPAPEVEEPEDEVEEVETAEVEAPAEEETTDEMKPKPKMFMPNIAAPKIPEGEKVDFDDIHRKRQEKDLSELQSLIEAHFIQRKKDEEELIALVNRIEKRRAERAEQQRIRTEKEKERQARLAEEKERREQEEQRKKQDEDAKKKKALTNMTHQYGGIQQKMEGRKGAKKQTEREKKRKILAERRKPLNIDHLSEDKLKEKANELWQWMMELEAEKFDLSEKLKRQKYDITQLLARVRDHQSAKGRGKGKVGGRLR, encoded by the exons ATGTCTGATACGGAGGaagtggtggaggaggaggtgca AGAAGAAG TTGAGGAGGAGGTCACAGAAGAAG TGCCCGCCCCTGAAGTGGAAG AGCCAGAAGATGAAGTAGAAG AAGTAGAAACAGCTGAAGTAGAAG CACCCGCAGAGGAGGAGACTACAG ATGAGATGAAACCAAAGCCAAA GATGTTCATGCCAAATATTGCCGCTCCAAAGATTCCTGAGGGAGAAAAAGTGGACTTTGAT GACATCCACAGGAAGCGTCAGGAGAAGGATTTGTCTGAACTGCAGTCCCTCATTGAAGCTCATTTCATCCAGAGGAAGAAGGACGAGGAGGAGCTTATTGCTCTGGTCAATAGGatt GAGAAGCGTCGTGCAGAGAGGGCGGAACAGCAGAGGATCcgcacagagaaagaaaaggaaagacaaGCCCGTCTGGCG gaggagaaggagagaagagagcaaGAGGAACAGAGGAAGAAGCAGGATGAGGATGCCAAGAAGAAGAAAGCTCTCACCAACATGACGCACCAGTACGGTGGAATTCAGCAGAAG ATGGAGGGTCGTAAAGGAGCAAAGAAACAGactgagagggagaaaaagaggaagatcCTGGCTGAAAGGAGAAAGCCACTCAACATTGACCATCTGTCTGAGGACAAACTGAA GGAGAAGGCCAACGAGCTGTGGCAGTGGATGATGGAGCTGGAAGCTGAGAAGTTCGACCTCAGCGAGAAACTTAAGAGACAGAAATATGAT ATCACTCAGCTTCTGGCTCGAGTCAGAGATCACCAGAG TGCCAAAGGCCGTGGCAAGGGCAAGGTGGGTGGCAGGCTGAGGTAA